A region of Thermococcus piezophilus DNA encodes the following proteins:
- a CDS encoding metal-dependent hydrolase, translating into MVKVRFLGHAAFEIVGSKRILIDPFLTGNPAAAVKPEELEADLVLVTHAHGDHIGDAVLIAQRTGAKIVAMYDIATYLMENNKGITTIGMNYGPTEIEGVKIVQVPAWHSSSDGKYSIGNACGYIIDLDGVKIYHAGDTFVFRDMELLAELYGPIDLALLPIGGHFTMGPKEAAKAVEFLKPRRVVPMHYNTWPPIAKDPEEFKRLVGDKAEVVILKPGESLEL; encoded by the coding sequence ATGGTGAAGGTGAGGTTTCTGGGCCATGCAGCTTTCGAGATAGTGGGAAGCAAGAGGATTCTCATCGACCCCTTCCTGACGGGCAACCCGGCCGCGGCAGTAAAGCCCGAGGAGCTTGAAGCCGACCTGGTCCTAGTTACCCACGCCCACGGCGACCACATTGGCGATGCCGTATTGATAGCCCAAAGAACCGGCGCTAAGATAGTGGCGATGTACGACATAGCCACCTATCTCATGGAGAACAACAAGGGGATAACGACCATAGGCATGAACTACGGTCCGACCGAGATTGAGGGCGTGAAAATCGTTCAGGTTCCGGCCTGGCACTCCAGCAGCGACGGCAAGTACAGCATTGGAAACGCCTGTGGTTACATCATCGATCTCGATGGTGTTAAAATCTACCACGCCGGCGACACCTTCGTGTTCAGGGACATGGAGCTGCTCGCAGAGCTCTACGGGCCGATTGATTTGGCACTCCTCCCAATAGGCGGCCACTTCACGATGGGGCCGAAGGAAGCAGCCAAGGCCGTCGAGTTCCTCAAGCCGAGGAGGGTCGTTCCGATGCACTACAACACCTGGCCACCGATTGCCAAAGACCCTGAGGAGTTCAAGAGGCTCGTCGGAGATAAGGCAGAGGTCGTAATACTCAAGCCCGGCGAGAGCCTGGAGCTTTGA
- a CDS encoding cell wall-binding repeat-containing protein, whose protein sequence is MVKRALVFVLILFMVSPLILSLSAAQEETPKYDLIIVRNDDLIDYIVAWPYAKMLGVPILPVDPKELDPGTLAQLQSYAQSGWNHVLIIGDSQAVSNDVQDELLNIGFVVERIGGAVRTETAAKLALHFYPNGAETVVVASSSDYGSALAAARWAMNYNYPLLLTQEDALSDSTADAIKKLKPELVILMGAGMSKDVQTKIEALGYQTYWLKEDIEITVPKPKEEGTNWIMVIAAVLLSLAVAVPVSLYYAKKRWAANRVPIEVLTEKERIVVKAILDRGGVIKQEELPELTGYSRPTISRIIQELEKKQLVTREKVGKTFIVKLTKEIAIRE, encoded by the coding sequence ATGGTCAAAAGGGCCCTTGTCTTTGTGCTCATCCTGTTTATGGTCTCGCCCCTCATACTTTCCCTCTCCGCCGCTCAGGAGGAGACTCCAAAATATGACCTGATAATCGTGAGGAACGATGATTTGATAGATTACATCGTGGCGTGGCCGTACGCCAAGATGCTCGGTGTCCCTATTCTGCCCGTTGATCCGAAGGAACTCGATCCGGGAACGCTGGCCCAGCTCCAGTCCTATGCCCAGTCCGGCTGGAACCACGTGCTTATCATAGGGGACTCCCAAGCGGTAAGCAACGATGTTCAGGACGAGCTACTGAACATAGGCTTCGTAGTCGAGAGAATAGGCGGGGCCGTTAGAACCGAAACTGCCGCAAAGCTTGCACTCCACTTCTATCCCAACGGCGCGGAGACCGTCGTCGTGGCCAGCTCCAGCGACTACGGCTCAGCTCTGGCAGCGGCTAGATGGGCAATGAACTACAACTACCCCCTGCTCCTCACGCAGGAGGATGCCCTCTCAGACTCAACGGCCGATGCTATCAAGAAGCTGAAGCCGGAGTTGGTCATCCTAATGGGAGCGGGCATGTCAAAGGACGTGCAGACGAAGATAGAGGCATTGGGCTACCAAACGTATTGGCTCAAAGAGGACATAGAGATAACCGTACCCAAACCCAAAGAGGAAGGAACCAACTGGATCATGGTAATCGCCGCGGTGCTGCTGTCTCTAGCCGTCGCGGTGCCGGTTTCGCTCTACTACGCCAAGAAGCGCTGGGCCGCCAACAGGGTCCCAATAGAGGTGCTCACGGAGAAGGAGCGCATAGTCGTCAAGGCAATACTCGACAGGGGAGGCGTTATAAAACAGGAGGAGCTGCCCGAACTGACGGGCTATTCCAGACCGACCATAAGCAGGATAATCCAGGAGCTGGAGAAGAAGCAACTCGTCACGAGGGAAAAGGTGGGCAAGACATTCATAGTCAAGCTGACAAAAGAAATAGCGATTAGGGAATAA
- a CDS encoding C2H2-type zinc finger protein, whose product MAVLEAIKFKDRDGELYFRCPRCGMVFRRSKDYVRHINKAHGHLFKKA is encoded by the coding sequence ATGGCGGTGCTGGAGGCCATCAAGTTCAAGGACAGGGACGGAGAGCTCTACTTCCGCTGCCCAAGGTGCGGAATGGTCTTCCGCAGGAGCAAGGACTACGTGAGGCATATCAACAAGGCTCACGGCCACCTCTTTAAGAAGGCTTGA
- a CDS encoding creatininase family protein, with amino-acid sequence MRMEELTWPDFEEAKKSIDTVLIPVGSVEAHGRHLPLGTDVFAPLELCRRVEKRVRKAGKDVLIAPPIWYGHTFVLNVYPGTIDVRADAFKVYVREVISEFVEEGFKRVVLMNGHGGNVYPLVEAAEEVAESYPNAEIWLINWWIDFREDILSICSSQGHAGQDETSVMLAIRPELVKMDKAVGEKRTSRVRVIRKDIGRELFPGGVNDDPGSAMRENGEAILGVISEKIARLLLGEV; translated from the coding sequence ATGAGGATGGAAGAACTCACCTGGCCTGATTTTGAGGAAGCCAAGAAGTCAATAGACACGGTTCTTATTCCCGTTGGGAGTGTGGAAGCCCACGGCAGGCATTTGCCGCTTGGTACCGACGTTTTTGCCCCCCTGGAGCTCTGCAGGCGCGTGGAGAAGAGAGTGAGAAAAGCGGGGAAGGACGTTCTAATAGCGCCGCCGATATGGTACGGCCATACATTCGTCCTGAACGTTTATCCCGGGACCATCGACGTTAGAGCCGATGCCTTCAAAGTCTACGTTAGGGAAGTCATCTCGGAGTTCGTCGAGGAGGGCTTCAAGAGGGTAGTCCTTATGAACGGCCATGGGGGCAACGTTTATCCGCTCGTTGAGGCCGCCGAGGAAGTTGCGGAGAGCTATCCGAACGCCGAGATATGGCTCATAAACTGGTGGATCGACTTCAGGGAGGACATACTCAGCATATGCTCCAGCCAGGGCCATGCAGGCCAGGACGAAACGTCGGTGATGCTCGCCATAAGGCCGGAACTCGTGAAGATGGACAAAGCAGTCGGCGAGAAAAGGACGAGCAGGGTTAGGGTCATCAGGAAGGACATAGGGAGGGAACTGTTCCCGGGTGGGGTCAACGACGACCCTGGGTCGGCGATGAGGGAGAATGGCGAGGCAATACTAGGTGTAATCAGCGAAAAGATCGCCCGGTTGCTCTTGGGTGAAGTGTGA